In the Geoanaerobacter pelophilus genome, CGTGAATATTACGAGGCAGTCCATCTGTTTGGCGGCCCGGCGTTCTGGGCGGGCAAGAACCCGGATACTCACCTGATTGCCGCTTGTGAGGCTAGCGCCCGTGCCTGACGACATGGACCTCTGCCAGCAGATCAACCAGGAGCGGATTGACGACGCCCTTGCCGACCATTACCGCCGGAGAGTAACCGGCACTAGCCTTACTCACTGTGTTGATTGTGGCGATCCTATTCCGGCGAAACGGCAAATATATTCACCAGGCTGCTGCCGGTGCGTGGCGTGTCAAACTGACTTTGAAAACAGCTTTAAAGGGTGATTTAAATGAGATTACTTGTCATTGCCATATTGCTCATGATCGCGGTACCAGCTACCGCGCTCGATCCCGGTCAGTATGATCTCACCCTTTATGCCAACGAAGATTTTGAGCTTAATCTTACCCATACGGCTGCCGGCCAGCCGGTTGATCTAACCGGCTACTCCTTTAAGATGGCCGCAAAAAAGAGCGGTGTTGCCGTACCGTTTGCCATCTTTTCCAGTGTAATTGTGGATGCTGCTGCAGGGAAAACCCGGCATCGACTGAGCCGTCGCGCTACGGCCGCCAATGCTAATGTGGCTGGCACATATGACCTGCTGCAGACCGACCCTTCAGGCAACAACAGCTATCGTATGCGGGGCGCATTCAAAATACTGGAAACTGTAACGCGATGATCCGGATCCTGCTCGCCATATTGCTGCTGATCCCAGCGATAGCTGCGGCCGAGGTCGTAGGTGTCACCGTCACCGGGCCATCTCAGCAGCTCATCGTGACAAAGCAGTCAAGCACGGTTACTGCCGAAACGGTCACAGTTAATGCCTCAATCAATCTAATTGGTACCGAGATTATCACCGTTGCCGTGCCCGGCCCCCAGGGGAGACCGGGCGATGGTGGCAGTGGCAGTGGCGGTGGCGTCACCGTACATAATAATCTCTCTGGCCGAGATGCCGCCAATGCGCACCCGGCAACTGCCATCTCCGGGCTGTCTACGGTTGCCCGTACCGGGAACTATGCCGATCTGACCAATAAACCTGCCATCCCTGAAGCGCAGGTCAATAGCGACTGGACAGCATCGAGCGGTCTTGCGCAGATTCTGAATAAGCCTGCGATTCCCAGTACAGCAACCGAAATCGCCTACAATGGCAGTACCGTTGCCGCGGCACTGGATCAAATACTTAATCCGATCAGCATCACTTCATTTACCCTGGATGGTGGTTCTAACATTACTCGCGAGATCGGTAGCTCATACACTATCACCA is a window encoding:
- a CDS encoding TraR/DksA family transcriptional regulator, with protein sequence MPDDMDLCQQINQERIDDALADHYRRRVTGTSLTHCVDCGDPIPAKRQIYSPGCCRCVACQTDFENSFKG